The genomic segment CGGACGGCCTTCGCGCAACAGGAACTCCATACAGCCTACCACGGGCTCGTGCAGCGCCTTGAAGAAGGCGCAACCTTTGATTGGGACTATTTCAAGACCTGTTCCGAATATCCTGTCGTCAAGCCCGTGTCGGGCAGTGCGCCTGTGCCGCCGCCCCAACCTGCCTTTCCCCGAGAACCACAGCCTACCGATCCCGCCTTCCAACCGAAACGGGAGGTCATGGATTCGTTGATGCGCAAAAAACGGGAAGCCAAGGAACGGGAAGCCTTTGCCCGCTTTGAAGCCTATCACCGACACTGGCAGCAGATGTGCGGGCAGATCAAACATAACTATGAACAGCAGTGGCTGCAGTACCAAAAATCTCTTAAGGCTGCACAGGCCAAACATGAAGAAACAGTGAGGAAGTGGCAACAGGACAAAGAGGCCTTTCTCCGTCAGCGGGAAGCCTGCATTGCGCTGATCAAAGAGAAAACGGCGGCCTTTCACGAGCGCGAAGCCAACGCCGTTCTGGATTTCTTCGATATGGCTTTGGCGCAGTTTTCCTATCCAACCTGTTTCCCACACAGCTATGAGATGGATTACGACGAAACGAACCGGCTCCTTGTTGTCGATTATTTGATGCCCACCTTGCGCGCGCTGCCGCGGCTGGTGAAGGTTGACTACAACGAAGATGACGAACTCTTCCATGAAGTCCTGCTCAGCGAGAATGAACAAAGCATGCTCTATGCGCGGCTCCTCCAAGAATTGCCCTTACGCATCTTTTATGAGCTCTACTCTATCGACACGGCCGACGCGCTGAATGCCATTTCGTTTCGCGGCCATATCTTCTTGGAGAACAACAAAAAGCAACAAAATACGCTGCCCAAGCAGATCGTGGAAGTGAACATGGACCGGAGCGCCTTCGCAACGACTGACTTTTTTCACGGTGATTCCGCCATGATCTTTGAAGAACTTGGGGGCGCGATCCTGCCCTTGACCTGAAGTCGGGCGCTTCCGCTCCGTGACGCTAAGACCGCTGTTTCGACTGCGGGGGACAGATCCTACTGTTTTTTGGTACAATACTCTTTTTGTGCGATTATTCTAAGGCGGTGTCCCGCGGGATACCCCTGTTCTACCGATTGCTGATAGAAGGAGCCTGGGAACGTGGAAATTGTATGCTTTCCGGTAACCCCGTTTTTTACCAATTGCTATATCGTGAAAGAGGGCAGCGAAGCCATGGTCATTGATCCGGGAGAAGTGACGGCGCCCATGAAAGATTATTTGGCGGATTGCACGGTGACCATGATCATCAATACCCACTGCCATTGTGATCACTGCGGCGGCAACGCGGAACTCAAGAAGCTGACGGGCGCGCCCTTGCTCTGCCACAAAGACGATCTGCCGCTGCTGCACAGCCTTGCCGATCAAGGGCGCATGTTTGGCGTACCCTTTCCGCCTTCGCCCGATCCGGACCGCTTTCTCGAACATGGAGAGCAGCTGTCCTTGGGCGATACGGTCTTCGAAGTGCGCCATACACCGGGACACGCGCCCGGCCACGTTGTATTGATCACGCCCGGCGTCGCCTTTGTGGGCGATGTATTATTTGCCGGCAGCGTGGGGCGCACCGACCTGCCCGGCGGGAGCATGCGCCAATTGATGCAGAGTATCCGTGAACACTTGTTGGACTTGGATGATAATACGGTGGTGTACAGCGGGCACGGGCCTGAGACCACCATTGGAGAGGAGCGGGCGACCAATCCGTTTTTGGTGAATTAATATGATGCTGCCATTCCTATTCCTTTTCTGTTTACCGGCTGTTGTCGATGTGAGTCTCGCGCCCGATCAGCCCGTACCTTTTGTGTACTGCGATGATCCGCTCATCCTCGAGATTCACGCGCCCCGTGATGTGCAGGTCTCGGGTTTCCTTCTTTTCAAACCCAACAACAACGACAAGCGCATTGAGGTCGCCATCGAACCCTTCACCATGCCCGCCAATTCAGGCTATTGGTATGTCGTCAGCGATGCGCCCGGGGAACGGGGCTTTTTCTCCGTCGATATTAAATTGGACTGCGGCAACGAAACGCTGGAAAAGACGCTGCGCTATTGCCGCATTGATCGACCCGCCTTCCTCCACAACATTCCCGTATTTGTCCATTGCGGCGGCGATGAAGGAAGCTGTTCCCTCGATTCCATACGCAGCGTAGGCA from the Candidatus Hydrogenedentota bacterium genome contains:
- a CDS encoding MBL fold metallo-hydrolase, which produces MEIVCFPVTPFFTNCYIVKEGSEAMVIDPGEVTAPMKDYLADCTVTMIINTHCHCDHCGGNAELKKLTGAPLLCHKDDLPLLHSLADQGRMFGVPFPPSPDPDRFLEHGEQLSLGDTVFEVRHTPGHAPGHVVLITPGVAFVGDVLFAGSVGRTDLPGGSMRQLMQSIREHLLDLDDNTVVYSGHGPETTIGEERATNPFLVN